AATCCATGcaacccgtagtccacttgcccattgtgcatactctggatattgtatttaagcttaaaactctgatttaattaatgtgtgcacaattgattttcacatctgatcagtcaccctactccctctgtttgttagcttcccaagtggactactgacattgccttgcggttaagatttttaacacgggactctatggagagttaggccaatttctggcctaactaaaattggccatgatgtaatgcatctttaaatggatctgccttgtgattggtcacccataccccgctatggtttaaatcgtctgggcccgcgccattaccattaactacaccgtaaacaactgtggtatttgcggcgcttttgtgttgacgcgaaagttaatctctcatcaaacatctagcgcgtactagtggttaatggactgataaacaagtatgcttgacagtgtgtttttagagagcaaagtccagggggtaaagttctgcttacaattcaaagttcatagtcgaattttcgggttcgctatcaataaactggtagattccaaaatcagaattgttcagtattaaagtgagccgttataattatgcaagataatgttgcattcaattacttttattgtcactaatcgtctgatatttttaactccttatgaccattttactattgaatacggtactttaattttaataaacatcagtataattttgagttcaatgaaatgggttcatcataataataacatatttttaataaaataaaattcgactatatATGGCATAGtcaaagtcatggtcaggatttggtctgcCATCTTTAGTTTCctgctagcaccaacctggtgttttgagcgcccgattgtgcaaataaaagccgcctaacacctagagaagatgcaaagacgaggagggttaataatagaataatatatacaatagaggtaatcctgccGCACCTATTCATATAGTCCTTTtattcatccatttgtacatctatgaatagatgcgacggcgggattacctgcggaattatctctattataggcctattattcaattaaccctcctcgaccttcgttaggtgtaaggcggcttttatttgcacaactgttgggaCTGTATCGTGTTgtatttaatcattcttttgtctacctgtgtttccGCGAAGGTGTAAAAcgagtgatggaatgcagtttaaaattcccgccaaggccgaatcatttcacattttggatgcattgtaaccgacggggacccaactaaaggctgctagtcaggtgtaggaatgcgtgtatttggattcgtctatagccaaATGAAGAAAAGTAGAAAagtcaaaacaaatgaatatGTACACGCAATTCATGAATCATCACCTTATAGCCCAAGTGAAGGTTGATTTCAAAAATCAAGGTGAGCATAAAGACAGCAaggatattttctttaatttcaGATATCAGTGATGCCAAATGATACAGAAATAACCAAGTTATGAAACAAAAACTGATAGAAGGCACAGAAGTTTCACCTCAATTGGTTTATgtttattcaacatgttcaatcatTGCAAGTGCCGCCGAGACATTCACCATGTTGACAGAAAATGAAAACTCATGACGTACATGATTTGCACAAACCAATAGGATTGCATATTTTGAATTTATATTTTCCATCGGTTTTAGTATTAGTATCAGTCGGACAACTGGATTTCTATGTGGACATATGCCGTCGGGAAACCTGAATTCTGAATATTGCACCATCCTGCTATCTGGACCGTGAGGGCCAAAGGAGGAAAGttgaaattgagatacaggcaaaaataTCACAGAACTTGAGAAACAAGTATGCAGTATATAATATATGATAGCCCAATgtttgtataacatgtataaggtaATAGCTGGTAACAATTATAATAACTTTTCATGGAGCACATCGTGTCacatacatgcatacatgtacaaaattatATAGAAAGGGTCCAATTTGGACAATCGTATGATTCATAATTTATACATTGAGAGCACTGTATTACAAATAAAGGTATTATGTACACACGTTTCTGTAAAGCATATATTAAATGTTAACATATTCTACCTAATAAACACCCTGAGAGCCACCTATGAAACTTTCAAGTGACAACTGGGTAGGAGCCCATTtttcgtgtgacaagaatgagtgtatatagatgactagggggaagcttacttatttgtgtcttctagttatccatcatataccctaggccctgataacgaaattcaacaatattcaatatccaaagcaatatcctcactacaacggcccccaaaacagaactcccacccacaTAATCACAAagtgacacgaaagcttcattccatgaagcatttctctcgatttgatcatcttctactcttccctaaaaaatcattataataccaaatctaatcaccatggaattcaccatatcccgtccagctcacattgggcgccacattccttttttaaaggaatttttattaatgcaCCTatggaaaaccccattgaatGCTATTTAGAGGTCATAGACATGAAATTAGCCTCATTTAGGGCGTGTTCACACTATAGTTAGTTTGACCCACGTCCCAAGTTGAACCTGGGATGACCCGGATCGAAAGTGTAATGTGAACAGAAAAAAGGCTAAAACTAGAGctaaattgcgcatacacatatacgcgaccttagcaatagctaattaactaggcccatggctaattagcccagctatctagcatgcatgcatgtattaaggcataaacagccagcagtagtataatatgctgattttactgagaggtcttttttgaaatgaactgtaatttgaaattgaccatagggacaatgggagcaaggttaatttgttagctcacctatagcatatgtgagttcaaaaggtccagcagtttggtgtaattcattggaatatacatgtataactacaaCAGAAGTTTATAGTATCATatagccaagtaaaataaaaaccatgtttCAAGTCCGGTCTttgtaaaaaaggaggaagaggggctttttattttatattttcatggcaaaatcggtgtgaatacccataatttgagctggcctctttttatttttgttctgaggatataggcggctcctctaattttcataaaaccttccaaagtgtttcttgtatattagcaaggctatagaaatatatctgcttcctagatatattttttgaaaagttataactgaataaatatataattgaagaaacctcaaaaaggaagcggagggtacatgaaacatgtttatttttttatttggccttataattattaattatattacataattattttccagttgtgaaatcattttgttaaccaaaattattcaatattcatgtaaatatttctgtgcaactttggtcatgcgctattagagtgcgacttcctaaggtatttttctacataccgaagtaatatctgcatgacctttgaccccaatgacctttgaccccaatggatgaatacaatgtgtaatgttatcatgctatattataatttgtggaatgacttagcatttttagtaacagaacagaaaatcacatcagccataatgatcttcagtatgacctttgacctcaaggctaatgcatgtgtcaagtgacatcatcttgctgtgtaattcgtgtaagaagtagcagttttagtaaaaataacaggaaataactttttcggccataatgacctttccataacctttgaccttgagttggtcatgtgacatttgtgccaccagctattggtcctgatgaccaagtaacattgttgtaccatatatatttgcgacagcagcaacattttagggtatttggtcatataccgtgagtatcccttaatgacctttgaccccaattctggacaataacttttagacagtgggtatagctgatgcatgtacccaagtgccatcatcgtgctgtataatttgtggaagaagtagcattttagtgaaatcacgtttttggccattgaccggaagtggatgacctttgacctgaagttgaccatgtttcatttgtcccccacctaatggtcctaatgaccaactatggtcaacatggctcaaagcatatggctacggtggctcattataagattgacagaaagaaagaaagaaagaaagaaacaaagaaagaacttgacagaaacagaccttagcaattttgcaaattgctaaggaaaaaCAACCCAGGTCGAAAATTTCAACCCTGGGAAAGTGCAGGGTTTAACCCGGTCTGACCAGGGTTGGACCTGGGTCGATCGTAGTGTGAACAGCAATGCCATTTCGACCCGGCTTATGTAGGATGATTTTGGCCATTTTCAGTCATATTGAATTCAGTATGTTAGCTTTATGAATAGTTTTGGGTACATGGTTGATTATTTTTGGTTTATTACTTCAAAATATGATGGGTGGGCGCTTAATTATAGGGGCATTGCCACATTAGCGGCTATTAGAACGACTACGGTACAGCAAAAACAACTTGATTAATTTGATGCTTCATTTACACAGAACGCGGTAATACGACGCAATCTGTAACCAATCAGGTGGGTTGCTATGCATTCACGCGAACATAACGAATTGCAAATCAAAACAACTGATGCCATCAGCTTTGAAAATATACCGATTTGCCAATCTTGATCGATGCGGGTCAGGTTTTTCCCTGATTCGCTGTGCTAGTGTGAACAGAACTGTTTGACCCGTGTTAACTCGGGTCCAGTGTCAACAATCCTAATGTGAACACACCCTTAGTCTTTATCTTTGTGGTTATTTTTCATATGCGACGTTAATGAATACCTATGTACAAAGCCTTTGCCACACAAATTACACTGATACTCTTTCTTCCCGTCGTGGGTTTTCAAATGCGATTTGAGTCCAGCAGCTATGGAAAAACGTCTGCCACATGAAGGACATAAATAAGGCTTGTTTACCGTATGTAGCTTCTGATGTCTTTTTAGCTTATACATTCTTGGGAAGCACTTGCCACAGTATGAACACAGGTGCTTCTCATTTGTCCCGCTTGTTTCATCACCACTGTGGTTCCGTGTTATGTGAGCCGCTAGGTGTCTGACGGTAGAAAATGCATGCCAACAATGCCTGCATTTATACTGCAGGGTATCAGGATGCCTGTTTTTTATGTGTTTCCTCAAATACACCTCTAAGGTAAAATTCTTCCcataaaattcacattttgaatGTTCAAGCATCAATTTCATGAATGCTCTTGATATGCCTTTGTAAGTCTCTTTCACTTGATAAACTTTTGAAGCAATACTTGCACTGAAAATGGGGAGGCATTTCTTTTGTGTGCACAATTAGCATGTGGTCTTTCAAGAAACTTTTCCTCTTGAAAAACTTATCACATTCCTGGCATTTCAAACTTTCGCACCCTGTTTCCACATGCTGGCTTAGCTCACTCTCTTGTAGGAACTTCTTTCCACAGTTTGTACACTGAAAAATTTCTTCACCGGTATGAGCTTCTCGCATGTGAATATCCCTTTGATACTTTGAATCGACTCTTTTCCCACATTTATCACATTTATTCCTGATCCTCTTACGTTTATACCCCGTCGCAACTTCGCCCAAATGTTTCTGTAACTTAAGCAGAGTAGGAAATGTTTTAACACAATGGCGACATTTCAGATCGTTCTTATCATCACCATGACTTGTCCAATGTTGAGTCAACTCTTCTCTAGATGCAAACTTATCCCTGCACTGCAAACATTCAAATGGAGTCTCACCGACATGAGTTTTCATATGAGTAATAAGACCGGCTTTCCCTTTTATCTTTCTGTCACAGTACATGCACGCCATCTCGTCTTGCTTAATACATTCACAATTATTCTTTATGTGATTTAGTAAGTAAGTTCGAGATTTAAATGCTTTATTGCACTGATGACAACTCAGCGCTTTCTTATCAACATGGCTTGTCCGATGTTGAGTCAGCTCTTCTCTGCTTGAGAACTTCTCTAAGCACTGCATACATTCAAATGGAGTCTCACCACCATGGCGTTTCATATGCGTTGCAAGAGACAGTTTCCCTTTGCACTTCATGTCGCAGTACATGCACACAATCTCAGTTCCTATTTCCTGACCACATTCATGAATCATTATGTGCTTTTCTAAGGAAGTTTGATATTTATACGTTTTATTGCACTGATGGCAACTCATAGTTTTTGGACCACCATCATtgttcaggggcgtagcaagcggatgGACAGGTTGAACGAAGTAGATGGGCtccaagggttcaggggccctgAGCAAAGGCGAAAATGACGTAAGTGCTGATAAAGGAGTCGTTAAAGGGCCCCGCAcagctccttgtccatgggcccctgaggaTCTTGGTACGCCCCTGTCATCCTTGCTTATATTTCTAACACACATTTGCTCATGTCTGGTGCACTCTTTTTTGCTCACAAAACACTTGCCACACTTGCCACAAATAATGCTTGGGTGAGCTATTTTTGTATGTATAGTAAGACCCATTTGGCTCGAAAATGATGCACTGCACTGATGGCATGGAAAATGACTGTGCGGTTGGATGAGTGGaacaaatttgttgtttttttccaGGTTGTCCTTTGTGGCAAAACCCATTGCATCTATAGTTCTTTCTAAATTTGGTTTCGTTCCAAAATGCCTGTTGCAGTGCTCGCATTGAGGGTGCGAATTCCTCTTCCTGGGTATGCTGGTGGCACGATGTATGGCCACACCGTTTCTAGTATCTGAGATGGATTTGTGGCTGTTAAACCTCACAAGGGAAGGAAATTGCTGCCAACATTTATCACACTCAATGGCTACCAAACTGCTAGCCACTTTATTTCTGTACTCCGTTTCATCTTCACGTGGCTGACTAGTGTCGCTAGCTTCATCTGCATGTATTGTTTTGTGTTCATTTAGGTCATCATTTGTGGCAAACCCCATTCCACATTTCCTGCACATCCATTGGAGAAGTGAATGTTGCCTTTTCTCATGTCTGGCCACATCTGATTTTGCTGCAAGACTCATGTTGCAATGATTACACTTTGGCTGGATACCAGATGCTTGATGAGTTGAACCACTTTGACTGTCAGAGATGCATTTGTGGTCATCAAACACTGAAAGCGTTAAGAAACGCCTTGAGCATTTGTCGCACTCATATGCTACCGAAATTTGGGAAACGTTCCTTGTTTGTTGCCAATTGTCCTCGGTGGCAAAATCCACAGAATCATGCATCTTtaaatgtctttttaaagacaagttTTTTCCAAATTCCCTTTTACAGTGGTCACATGTAGAATGTGAATTATGAATAAATGTATTTGAATAACTGTGTTCTTTCAGGGGGTCATGTGTGGCAAACCCCTTTGCACATTTGCATTTTGGTTGGACATGAATCGCTTGATGAGTTGAACCACTGTCTGAGATGCATTTGTGGTCATGAAATGCTGAAAGCTTTAAGAAATGTTTCTTGCATTTGTCACATTCAATTGtgctttttgtttgttgaaatccaTTTCCTGGAACAACAGAAACAAGGGCTACTTGCTCTGTGTTTTGATTTTGGCACAGTCTGACACCCTTCTGCACTTCAGAGATTCTACTTCTCCATTTCCGATGACTTCTTGTGTGCTTCCTGTACCTATCAAAATTTGACCACCATCGTAAACAGTATCTGCATTGGAAGGGTTGAAGTAGTAGAGTATTTTTTGTGATTCTTGATGGAGGTGCTTGTACTCTGTAAGGAAACAGGAAATAAATATTTTAAGTTAGAATTTAGAAAAAAGATTAGGGGGAAGAGAGAGAACACAGGGGGAAGGAGAAGAAGCAAGGCCGTTTACCACCTATGCATAAAGACCACttttatctacatgtacatgtagggcaGCCTCAATTTAAAACTTATTGGTTTTACATAGGCTAAAAGGTAAATTACAAAGTTATTTTTTATTGCAGTCGTAAACACATAGTAAGCATTGTAAGCAGAAACTTCCTCCCATTGAAGAATTGCGGTCTGATCCTAAAAAATACAGTTAAGTTACCCGGTCTGAATTCCTGGTAGGTTACCAGAAGGTCATATGTTTACAAGCCTTGCCCTGGCCCACTTTCCAGCCCAAGTGTGTACCGTATTAAAAGTCCAATGGCACTGGAAATGAGTTGATAAATTCAGTCCCTAGCCACAAAATCCAAATACAAGCTAGAGACATCAGTTCAATATATGCTAGACCATAAATTCAAAGAGCCCACCATGTCAAACAGCtgttacattaaatattttgtagGTATATATAATATTTCACGAGATACCATTGCTACTCACATAAAATTTTCAAAGTGCAAATTTCGCACTCCACTTTGACTTGATCCCTAGTGACACAGGTATCCAGGTTCATTCCTGTAAAGTACATAATTTtagtacccgggcacaaaataaCCAGAAAATCCCAGTCTTAACAGTATTACCTACCTATTTTGGTTACACTGCATTCTGTATTTGGCTTTCATGTTTGGGTTATTGAATGTTGAGTCTACAGGGATTTCTCATGGGCATGATGGGCTGGTGCTGACTAGTGTTGTTCCCTGCAGAACAAATGctgaaatacaaaaaatacagcaAGATTAACTAGTAGTAAAGAAATTTAAGAGGCATGGTCCAAACTgttcattttcagttttctatcTCACATTTTGGCAAATcctgctcagtgccagatgtgGCTGATATGCTTAGATGAGTATAATATACTGtagtgtaaattgccaaatgttcacagggcagctattccacttacctacttctggtcTAATcttttcattttctgtttcaGATCTCACATAAATaaatatcaactgctcagtgccagaagtgggtagtgGAATAGTAGCTTCCCTATAGTACACAGTCACCAATTTTTTTTACGAAGTTGGATAAAGTTTAAGTTACAAgtacattttaattatttttgtttctattgaacagctagcaatgcatactaattcaatgtcactgattatgtttatgataaagactgaagtcttgctggcaggactagacTAATGGACGCACCCTGATACCCCGTCCCCATTCAGCCATTGCCACTAAAAAGTACGCCAGTACGGTGCCCCCCCggggtttgtgaacggtcccttaaagtcataatcatgataatgtacgatctttttttcagaatttacctttatttttttcaaaaccgattttttggcatatttgtaatacttacacatgttctaacttaaatctatgagcaaactgtcaaattcgtcctatttgtagtaaaacgggacgatttttcTGTtagtccgacataaagtcataattttttagattatgactttatgtcggccacgatcgcaaaccgtagtctcgtacaaaactagcttggctCCCCgcttcagcatcgctgtcacccaaagaccccatatttttttacgaacacatgctctgtccatgctctgtcacccaaagaccccctatttttccatttgatctgtcacccaaagacccaagtccaatttgaacagtaactttcatttatcatggattttgttacttatttcgaaaaaacaaggaaatttgaagccatttagaactaaatactcaattttcgaggtttctgtggcccttttttggctctcacccaaagattccatttaaaggtcatgttctcacccagtgttcgaaataagcacagtttatcctcttgtcctcttgtccaaaaatcactggggacaaccatatttgAGCTAACCtaagtacttatcccctggacaaccactatattttacctccaaaaggatgacacattttggggacaaccaaaatgtagtgaggacaagcagaatttatgctttagttatcctcaggataacctccatattttccttatttcggacactgttcTCACCCATGactccatatttttcacattttgctctcaccgaatgccaaaaatcatgctctcacccaatgaccccatattttttacattttgctctcaccgaatgccccttagtgcgaaagtgccagccctacacctatatccatttcatattgaagtgccccctgccccccccggggcaaattcccaatgtttttcgcgtccaaatgtattgggaactttcataatgattgcatattatcattttagaagaaaaaactgagaaaaatctaaaaatttaaaaagatcgtacattaaggctttaatcctGACTCATATTTATTGCCTGAGTgcttttgaaataatattaattattatgtaaaCTTACAGGTTTGTCTCTTCGTCTCCTCTCCCGAGTTTGTTTGCACGCAAAAAACAGCTGATAAAAACCAGCGCTggcagagaaaataaaggtagagaagcgacactctctgcaaactgcctataccgtgctatacAGCGGTTGAAGACAGGCGtcatcgccggccaagtcttactacgaacgtgtaatgagaagataccatagagtcctacatagagatctgaggaagagacggtccgaattgacctagtgacctataatttattagagaatcacatttttagagtatttgctccgcccaccgctgtcaatcattctaatgaacaaatgaaacaagctctggcattctggcaatgacgtaatcctaattataaatgagaaaatcacattgtacatgtaactgtctgctgtacttcatgtcttccaaaaagtgccggagtgtcgctagCCTGGCGCTGGTAGTGTAAATTGTAACGTGCCTTCCTTGTGCTACTACTTTTTAATATTCAATAAAATATTTCAGTTGAACATTATTTTATGGTTAAAATCGCATAACATTAGTGTCCGGATAGATAAATTGTTTATTTactaatttaaaacaacaaatctattccttttgtttaaaaaaattaagttacctATTAAAAGGGTAAATGTCCACACcgtatatttttaaaatattaaagttgGTTGAGCTGGATCTGTGCGTTACTTCATGAGGTAAATCAACCGGAAGCTTGATCGCTTGATGACCTTGCCGATATATGTATGTGCTGATGTGGTGTTCGTGCTCTATTCTTATTCCATGTTTTTACTATAAGCTTACTTGCCAGCTTGGGTCTTGGATAAGAAAACCTGCTGACGTAAAAAGGTTTGAATATGAATTGTTTGATAATTGATGttatcctgacttttagaccacccgcgctatTATAGGGCTCAAATATCACTATTTCATCATGGTTTAATATTGTCTGGGATTGTCTGGTagatactataggcctatatactttacTTGCTGATGATATGTTCCATAAATACCTGCAGTTTGAAGAATTATGGGCCCAATGACGCATTAAACTTTTGGATACTGATTCTTtattcttaaaggagtatttcgtgatcctagcatcctctttttatgacatttttcagcacatatccacgaaaaaagcatatgtataatcccaaaatttcagttgattccaatattgcgtttgcgagttatgcatgattatgtgtattacactgctccatagacaatgtgttgtaatttcgttctggtgcacttcAAATTTCAcggtatctttgctaaacaaattaatctgcaagaaatatttcgtacataaacattatgtaggtatgctaggtgaattcaaatttgccatcaaaccgcatcattttatatatcaaattaaagcccttgagtaaataaagccaaaactgaaaaacattttttcacagcactttccgtagcaaagttacatcttgtcaaagattgactttcatcaaaaagtttcagctagcaaaattccccaaaacggcatttcgggggtgtttctagatttcattctcattatgatagcagctttttttaatggaactgctatccaaatccctctaaaattccatgtgcgagtgacttatcaccataaaaaatcatatatttgggtcaagtgaagtatagaaaacatatttatgtatgtttccttcttcggccacttgttttaaatttctatgtaaatatgcattgacattgtcggtgaatttggctgactagcaaatgtgttaactaaggtttgcctgggttacctacattatgtagccagaggtttcctgatatataaaaatctcaactttttttttgagaaaagtggggggat
This genomic interval from Amphiura filiformis unplaced genomic scaffold, Afil_fr2py scaffold_594, whole genome shotgun sequence contains the following:
- the LOC140145694 gene encoding uncharacterized protein, with the translated sequence MKAKYRMQCNQNRVQAPPSRITKNTLLLQPFQCRYCLRWWSNFDRYRKHTRSHRKWRSRISEVQKGVRLCQNQNTEQVALVSVVPGNGFQQTKSTIECDKCKKHFLKLSAFHDHKCISDSGSTHQAIHVQPKCKCAKGFATHDPLKEHSYSNTFIHNSHSTCDHCKREFGKNLSLKRHLKMHDSVDFATEDNWQQTRNVSQISVAYECDKCSRRFLTLSVFDDHKCISDSQSGSTHQASGIQPKCNHCNMSLAAKSDVARHEKRQHSLLQWMCRKCGMGFATNDDLNEHKTIHADEASDTSQPREDETEYRNKVASSLVAIECDKCWQQFPSLVRFNSHKSISDTRNGVAIHRATSIPRKRNSHPQCEHCNRHFGTKPNLERTIDAMGFATKDNLEKNNKFVPLIQPHSHFPCHQCSASFSSQMGLTIHTKIAHPSIICGKCGKCFVSKKECTRHEQMCVRNISKDDRGVPRSSGAHGQGAVRGPLTTPLSALTSFSPLLRAPEPLEPIYFVQPVHPLATPLNNDGGPKTMSCHQCNKTYKYQTSLEKHIMIHECGQEIGTEIVCMYCDMKCKGKLSLATHMKRHGGETPFECMQCLEKFSSREELTQHRTSHVDKKALSCHQCNKAFKSRTYLLNHIKNNCECIKQDEMACMYCDRKIKGKAGLITHMKTHVGETPFECLQCRDKFASREELTQHWTSHGDDKNDLKCRHCVKTFPTLLKLQKHLGEVATGYKRKRIRNKCDKCGKRVDSKYQRDIHMREAHTGEEIFQCTNCGKKFLQESELSQHVETGCESLKCQECDKFFKRKSFLKDHMLIVHTKEMPPHFQCKYCFKSLSSERDLQRHIKSIHEIDA